A window of the Butyricimonas faecalis genome harbors these coding sequences:
- a CDS encoding RNA polymerase sigma factor, protein MEKKDVFIAVLQPEDESARQRAELLRKYVMPHKNLIYSICIKYTYNQEDIEDNYLEALANFFKYMDSYDPARPVKTWIYAVTKRLVADLNNRNRNRMPPDDNIDISEISSSLSDEDEPSGNSMGMDNYREFYNDDILWALDRLKPIYREALLLQQAGYKLGEIMEITYNNGTLQTRNVETVKSRIFLAKTQLRKLLTRDGEKRMD, encoded by the coding sequence GTGGAAAAGAAAGATGTGTTTATTGCGGTTCTCCAGCCTGAAGACGAATCCGCGAGACAGAGGGCGGAACTTCTCAGAAAATATGTGATGCCGCACAAGAATCTGATATACAGCATTTGTATCAAATATACCTATAACCAGGAGGACATCGAGGACAACTACCTCGAGGCGTTGGCCAACTTCTTCAAGTATATGGACAGTTATGACCCGGCCCGTCCGGTAAAGACCTGGATCTATGCCGTGACCAAACGGCTTGTGGCGGACCTGAACAACCGCAACAGGAACCGCATGCCCCCGGACGACAATATCGACATTTCGGAAATATCCTCTTCGCTGTCGGATGAGGACGAACCGTCGGGAAACAGCATGGGGATGGACAACTACCGCGAGTTCTATAACGATGACATCCTCTGGGCACTGGACCGGCTCAAACCGATTTACCGGGAAGCCCTGCTCTTGCAGCAGGCTGGTTACAAACTCGGGGAAATCATGGAAATCACCTATAACAACGGTACTTTGCAGACCAGGAACGTAGAAACGGTAAAAAGCCGCATCTTCCTAGCCAAGACGCAGCTGCGCAAACTATTGACACGCGATGGAGAGAAAAGAATGGATTGA
- a CDS encoding crossover junction endodeoxyribonuclease RuvC, translated as MANRDSENSVLTREQVLALDIATHTGYFSLHEAGTWNFTESKRRNGNKMHGAFRTTLLSLLRRYGIRRVVAEDVSVNRHFYDMRRLSELRGILLEVCDELDIPEPEFVNPAVLKKWATGDGHATKTQMVAACKDRYGIVPVDDNAADACHLFYYYIRRHRL; from the coding sequence ATGGCGAATCGAGACTCGGAGAATAGCGTACTGACCCGGGAGCAGGTACTGGCGCTGGACATCGCCACGCATACCGGATACTTCTCCCTGCATGAGGCCGGGACATGGAACTTCACCGAAAGCAAACGGCGCAACGGCAACAAGATGCACGGCGCTTTCAGGACTACGCTGCTCTCGCTGCTCCGTCGTTACGGCATCCGCCGCGTCGTGGCCGAGGATGTGAGCGTGAACCGCCATTTCTACGACATGCGGCGGCTCTCGGAACTCAGGGGTATCCTGCTCGAAGTGTGCGATGAACTGGATATCCCGGAACCGGAGTTCGTCAACCCGGCTGTCCTCAAGAAATGGGCGACGGGAGACGGACACGCCACCAAGACGCAGATGGTCGCGGCCTGCAAGGACAGATACGGTATTGTCCCGGTGGATGACAATGCGGCGGATGCCTGCCACCTCTTCTACTATTACATCCGCAGGCACAGGCTGTGA